The Kwoniella shandongensis chromosome 11, complete sequence genome has a segment encoding these proteins:
- a CDS encoding mannose-6-phosphate isomerase, class I: MWHRLSLLTQESTWRGTPGLVTTEPPLAASTAVTSSRLDLPSLYSYCTSKNDHDHITLSGYTTTQREHRKSMSSNPNPSINATGPKIQRLLVKPNEYEWGKVGNDSLAARLTKNASEEGFEVKSDQTYAELWMGTHPTNPASLHSSPSTLLSTYLTSNPSLLGSALHKFKTPFDGAKGSGTEDQTQGHIPFLFKVLCCKQALPLQIHPNKELAKKLHDKEPEKFPDTNHKPEIAVCLSPTFLGFAAFRPYDQIVSFLSTVPEIRRESFDLQSAIGKFTSSPSGETLQKVWEGFLSLGDDEDVVKNFTERVKKEGKGAFEGLEDSIDDAEKGRLVKAVESAGKYYPGDGGLFSSLFFLNLVELKKGEGMYVGADGPHAWLEGDIVELMAISDNVLNVGFMPASEKDTISLVAQTVTCTPKSIPEIKLASQPFTKSSSGKTTVYSTPFEEFSILRIEGDDSLKALDGPAVAVVLEGEWSVTDGKGQTKEGGGEGTVLFIGAGTETKWSGKGEVWMAFYDGDAKKEEVGEK; the protein is encoded by the exons ATGTGGCATCGTTTGTCGCTTCTAACTCAGGAGAGCACTTGGCGCGGAACTCCGGGGTTAGTCACCACGGAACCTCCACTTGCCGCCTCCACCGCT GTTACGTCGTCGAGACTTGACTTACCATCTCtatactcgtactgtacatCGAAGAACGACCACGATCATATCACTTTATCCGGCTACACAACTACACAGCGTGAACATCGAAAATCAATGTCTTCCAATCCCAACCCAAGTATCAACGCGACCGGACCAAAGATCCAGAGGCTTTTGGTCAAACCTAACGAGTACGAATGGGGTAAAGTGGGGAACGATTCGTTAGCTGCTAGATTGACGAAGAATGCTTCTGAGGAAGGGTTCGAGGTTAAATCTGATCAGACTTAtgccgag CTATGGATGGGAACACACCCTACCAACCCCGCATCTCTCCATTCATCCCCCTCAACACTCCTCTCCACATACCTAACCTCCAACCCATCGTTACTAGGTTCCGCCCTCCATAAATTCAAGACCCCCTTTGACGGTGCCAAAGGTTCCGGAACAGAAGATCAGACACAAGGACATATCCCGTTCTTGTTCAAAGTGTTGTGTTGTAAACAGGCTTTACCATTGCAGATTCATCCGAATAAGGAATTGGCGAAGAAATTACACGATAAAGAACCGGAAAAGTTTccaga CACAAACCACAAACCCGAAATCGCCGTCTGTCTCTCCCCCACCTTCCTAGGCTTTGCAGCCTTCCGACCATACGACCAAATCGTATCGTTCCTCTCTACCGTTCCCGAGATCAGACGAGAGTCGTTTGATCTCCAATCTGCCATTGGGAAATTCACCTCGTCGCCTTCTGGCGAGACGTTACAGAAAGTATGGGAAGGGTTCTTATCGCTtggcgatgacgaggacgtaGTCAAGAACTTCAcagagagggtgaagaaggagggtaaAGGGGCTTTTGAGGGCTTGGAAGATAGTATTGATGATGCggagaaagggagattggTAAAAGCTGTTGAGAGTGCGGGGAAATATTATCCAGGAGACGGAGGATTGTTCTccagctt GTTCTTCCTTAACCTCGTGgagctgaagaagggtgaagggaTGTATGTTGGGGCGGATGGACCGCACGCATGgctcgaaggtg ATATCGTCGAACTCATGGCTATTAGCGACAACGTCCTGAATGTCGGATTCATGCCCGCCTCTGAAAAAGATACAATCTCCCTCGTCGCCCAAACCGTTACATGTACACCCAAATCGATACCCGAAATCAAACTCGCCTCGCAACCATTCACGAAATCGTCGAGTGGAAAGACGACAGTTTATTCTACACCCTTTGAAGAATTTTCAATCTTGAGAATTGAGGGTGATGATTCGTTGAAAGCATTAGATGGACCAGCTGTAGCTGTAGTTTTGGAGGGAGAATGGAGTGTAACTGATGGAAAGGGACAAACTaaagaaggaggtggggaagggacGGTGTTGTTTATCGGTGCTGGGACGGAGACGAAGTGGTCTGGGAAAGGAGAGGTTTGGATGGCATTTTATGATGGTGATGccaagaaagaagaagtagGCGAGAAATAG